From the Musa acuminata AAA Group cultivar baxijiao chromosome BXJ3-1, Cavendish_Baxijiao_AAA, whole genome shotgun sequence genome, the window ATGCAAAGCTTTTCCACCTAAGAACTTCATATTTTAACTGGATACACGATATGTCAATTGCACTATACCCGTTATAGTGACTTGATGCACCAGAAATTTAGTTTGACGAGGCGTTAAACCACGGATTGTGGATTTACGATTTgtatctgatgatgatgatgatgtgtgtgtgtgtgtgtgtgttttggtgGCAGGCTGAAGGCACTTCTGCTGAGTCTATAGCTGCTATTGCTAAGATTGATATCGTCAAGCAGCGGATGGAAGCAGCATATGAGACGCTGCAGGTATGAGCTATATGGCTAGTTAATTTTATCGTGTGCAAGGGAGAAAAGTTATTACTTGTTCAACTGTTTATTTGGTGCAGAATGAATAATTATATTCGTTCTGAAAGAGCAGGATGCTGCTGGCTTGACACAATTGAGTGCCAGTGTGGAGGATGTTTTTGCAAGTGGGGATCTTCCACGGGCAGCAGAAACCTTGGCCAACATGAGGCATTGCTTGTCAGCTGTTGGCGAGGTAACTTCTCTTTGTCTTTTTGTATGGTTCCATCATTTTGTTCGGTTGAGCATGTTTTGTGTTGGATCACATACATCTAAAAGGCACTCGATCCCAGGTTGCAGAATTTGCTAATGTGAGGAAGCAACTCGAAGTCCTGGAAGACAGGCTAGAAGAAATGGTCCAACCTCGTCTATTTGATGCTCTTCAAAATCGCAAGGTATCCATTCACCTTTCTCTTTGATTTGATTTATGTGCATTTATATTTGATTTATGGTTTCTAAATTGCATATGTAGCATGCTCACTTATATTAGACTATGTTGTGAAATATGATTTAAGGTTGACGCTGTTCAAGATTTACGGCGAATACTTGTTCGTATTGGAAGATTCAAGTCGTTGGAATTGCAGTATATTAAGTTGGGCATCAAGCCCTTGAAAAAACTCTGGGAAAGGTTTGACTCAAGACAACAAGCTCACAAGCTTGAAACAGAAAAGCATCATGAATATACAAATCCTATTTCTTTTTCTAGCTGGTTACCAAGTTTCTATGATGAGGTTCTGCTTTACCTCGAACAAGAGTGGAAGTGGTATGATTTCATTCTTATTTGGAACTTTTTTCTTGGTGAGATTACAGTTTACCTGTTGGAACTTTTGATGTATCAGTTGTTGACATTATACATTTGCGAACTTGGAAGGAACTATGTAGATCGATATGTTAAAGTGCAACTAGTGCTTATTTTAATccatcatactatccttttgtataaACAAAAAACGTTATTTGTGGCATATACTTATAGGTGAACTTTTTAACTCCTACTTTTATTATTTTGTAGGAAACTAATTCCTTGGTTTTAGCCTAAGTTTCCTCTAATATTTTTTGGTGTAGTGACCTTGCTAGACATTGTGGCTTAATTCTATATTCTTTCTCAAGAAGGGATTTGAGATGCTATCATTATCTATTCATTTGACTCTTTTcttcattgatagaacacttttgCATCTTTCTCAAAACAAATGCATCCAACAGTGTGAAAATTATGAAAGGTAGCAATCGAGACGTACCCTTGCAAGTAGGAATATTGTTTCCACGGCTCAAATCAGAGTCACCCAAGTTGCGAAGGAGTAACCTTATTGTGACATAGCCCTTCTAGAACTATCATTATTTGTTGATAAACTAGAGTGTAAGTTATAATCCAATTCTTTAGCTTTATTATGTAGTAAATATCATGATGTCCGCTAGTAAATACTTTAAGTGGACTATTTCCAAATTCATGATAATTTCTCCTGTCATATCATTTTTTGTCTTATGATTGAAAGCTTTCTTTTTGTAAAGTGACAGCCTGTTTGACTGCAAACTATTAAAATTTGGTAGTGTTTTAACAGAATATTGACAAAGTGATGTAGAACAGAGTAGGGAAGtagagagaaacagagaggaagagaaagaaagagaagtgtgagacaagagaggagagtaagagactagagaaaatgcaattctttgtattcaaatCTGAAATGTTTGATccactatttataggggtttagaAGCCTTGATACAATTAATTAAGATAATGATTCCCAAGAGTAATCTCCTAGGGAATTAGTATGTCTTTTAGAAATCTAAAATGTGACTTTTAggatacctaaatagtaaatgagtgcacttaatacaaaaaGGAGTCCCTAGAAAGATTAAAGAACTTTTCATTTTTCAACACAACTCTTAGAATATCTtggccaactaattgatgactttttgtttatgttttttcctagaataaacttttctaaattttttttataaagcttGATGGTTATACATCACAAAGTTGCCTTATATGATTAGGTGCTTCCTTGAACTTCTCTGACTAAGAAGTGAATATGAAATCAGCAGGCTAATATTTGTCAGAAACCTGATGATTGGCTATGTTTTTTATGCATCAAGTGATGATTTACCATTCATCATAAGGAATGAAATCCTGATAATACTCCTTATTTTAAGTGTCATAGCTGcctttatcttcatgatttgttCAGTTGGCATATGAGGTAATACAAGATTTAATAGGCCCAAATAGCTTGTTGTTGATTTCTTAAGGACCCTAATTTCTACTGAAGATATCAGGATTCCCTGCATCCCCTGTAAGTCAAATGAATTGCCTGATCATTTTCAGAACACTTAGATCCTCTTTCCTGCATCATCTGTATTCTTTTTTCCTTCATCGTCTATTACCTATTATGTTTTCCTTTCAAACCAAGATAGTTCAATTCTGTTTGTAATCAAGAAAACCCTTGAGTTAGAAATGTCTCTTCCCCTAGGCGAGCTATTACTTGCTAGACAATCTGTAGTAGTCCTGCATCAAATAACACCTTTAGATGGAGAAGTCACATTAATAATATCAATGCAAATTCTAGTATGAACATTTTAATAATCGTCTCTGATGTTATTCATACAAAAATgtacataacaaaaaaattaaaaatgaagcaAAGGTCAGAATTCTACTTCTCTGTTTGGTTGATATTCTCTTGCTTTTTTGGGTGGCGTTCCCTGATATTTTGTTACTCATGCAGTCTCTGCTAATCTTATCTACTTCCAAGTCATGCTCACAAAAATTGTTATTTTATGTGCTATGATCTAACTAGTATGGCACTTGCAGGTGCATGAATGCTTTACCTGATGATTATTTTTCTCTTGTTCCAAAACTGCTAATGGAGACCATGTCCGATTTGAACGCAAGTTTTGTGGCTTGTATCAACCTTGCAACTGGTGATGTTGTTCCTGAAACCAAAGCATTGAGTAAAGGTTACTGAcatatgatcttttttttttcagaataatGACAATTAGATGCCACCTGCACATAATGTTATGTATGTTTAGCTTTGGCAAGATGTTGCAACTTGCAAATCTATAGTATTGTTTAAGTTATTTAATTCTTGCTAGTCACATTATATTTGATCTGTTCTTCAGATTTCAGAATATCCACGTTAGATTTGTAACATTAATTTTGAATATGAACTTATTAGGTTGGTGGTGATGTTACTAGTGTTTTGAGCAAGGTTGACTTGAAAAAAAACTTTTGCTGCTTCCAAGTTTGGCTTGCATGATAACCTAGATGAGGAGACAAAAATTTTTGGTCTAGGACTTCTTTTCATTGTTCAAGTGGGATATTATTGAGGTTGGTTGGCCAGTATTTTTTTATTTGGCTGTTGGTTAATTTTTGTCAAGCTTTCGATTGCAAAGCTTGTCATTTTCATTGTTTCGTAGACACTAGTAGGCTTAGAGTAATTTCTATTTGTTGGTTCCTGATTGCATGGGCTTTAACTGCTCAAGTTTCTTGTAGATCTTTCTATCTGCAATTATGACTTTAAGTGTTTATGCAAGTCAATTTTGTGTAGAATTTGTCTAGTTTATGGATCAAACACCTGCTTAAAAGATTGAGATCAGGTTTACAAATTAAGGTTGTAGTTACCTGTTTTTGTTTTTCAAAAGCATTACCAACCACTACATTGTAGTTTCTTATTATGGTTCAAAATAGCTTTTTTTATCTGACAACTACTTTCAGATTAAAGCAATGTTTTTGTTACCATACAATTGACCTATGGATAACAATTTCTATCTTTATTTGCATGCAGGTATAACAGACATCCTGTCTGGAGATGTGCCAAAGGGTACTAAAATACTAAGCAggcatcttgagtctctaattgaACTGCACAACATGACTGGAGCTTTTGCAAAGAATATTCAGCATTTATTTTCAGAATCTGATCTTCACATTCTATTAAAAACTTTGAAGGCTGTTTATTCTCCTTATGAAACCTTTAAACTGAAGTGCGTACTTTTTAAGTCTTTTGTGTTCTTACCTTTATAACCTTGCTTCAGTTTGCAGCAAAATTTTAATCTGTATTTGTTGATGAGTATCTGCTGCATAAGCAAATCCGAAGTAACTAATATCCGAGGGACAAATTGGGTTGTTTTCTAGGTATGGTCAAATGGAACGTGCTATCCTTTCTTCTGAGATTGCTGGAATAGATATCCGTGGCGCTGTTGCACGAGGTGTGGGTGCACAAGGTATAGAACTCAGTGAAACAGTTCGAAGAATGGAGGAATCTATCCCACAAACTATTGTTTTTCTCGAAGCAGCCATTGAAAGATGCATTAACTTCACTGGTGGTTCTGAGGCTGATGAGCTTATACTGGCCCTTGATGACATAATGCTTCAATATCTTTCGAATTTGCAAGATACATTAAAATCATTGAGAACTATATGTGGGGTTGATAGTCCTGCACAAAGTGATGGTCTTAAAAAGGAAGGAGCAGCACGGGTTGTTGATATGGTCTCAGAAGAGGAGGAGTGGTCTATTGTCCAAGGATCTTTACAGATTCTTACTGTTGCTGATTGCCTAACGAGCAGAACATCTGTTTTCGAAGCTTCTTTACGAGCTACTCTAGCTAGGATTGGCACAACCCTGTCTCTTTCTGTATTTGGATCAAGTTTGGAGCAATCGCATGTAGCTGTCACTGGTGAGAATGATGTAAACCTTGCAACAAGGGCAGGTTTGGATGTGGCAGCTCTGCGCCTTGCTGATGCACCTGATAAAGCTAGGAAGCTTTTTAATCTTCTGGAGCAGGTATTTGGGTTTTTCAGAggtttctcttttctctctttgttgTTGAATACTTTAGTTCTACCATATTCATTTAGCCATGTCTTTCTTCATCCTAATGCattttatatctttttatttGAGCAGATTAAGAAGTATCTTTCATTACTTGTTTCTAGTTTTATTTAGCAGAGTCCAGAATAAGTTAACTTCACTAGTTGGATTATAATGGCTTATAAAATTCCCTAGGTTTTCACAGAATTATACATGAAAATATAGCATGAATTTAAAGTGGTATAATTACAAATAGGAAACTTCTAAGGAACGTATGTTCAACAACTTTCTATTTAGTGGCATAAATTAAAAtgatttacttttattttttatttttttcacatgTCTTCTTTAACCACATGTTCCATATTTAATTTCAATTATGTCATGATTCAGGCTTACAACTTTGCTTCAATGATTAAAATATCATAGCATGTTGCCATGCATATGCCTTTACTGCCACAGTACACAATGTTTTTGCATGCCAGTATTTCGCGGTCACagtgcatatcatatatgatgctCTAGGATAATTATTTGTTAATCCATACATTTCTAACTTCTTCTAGAACGTTCCAACTATAGAAACACTTGTTGTGAACAGTAATCTCAAAATGATCAGTTCTCGAATGATCTTTATTATCCTTTAGTTTGGGCTTGTGTTAAAAGTTTAATTTTCtttctcaatatttttttttacaaacatTTAGAAATATTTACTGGAGTTCGCAGAGAGGATCTTTCATTTTTAAGGATAAGGGGAATGCTAACGCATTAGAAGTCTGACCAACAAACTTTAGCAGTGAATTTTTGTCATCATTGGCAACTGGTATATCAAAACAATCAATGGATTAAATGTGCAACTTGACTGCTGGAACTAAACAGACttagatttctctctctctctcaaagaaaGTTCTAGTTAGGAATACATAACTGTGTGACCTCTCTTTCCACTCATTTCATAATGTTGGACCATGAAATTATAACTAGACTGATCTTTCCTTCAGTCTTTCATTTTTTTCCTGTACAAGGGTAAAGAAAGATAAAGTGATTTCACAGGCCAAAATCACTTACTTTTTATATCTTGCAGTCAAAAGATCCAAGGTTTCATGCCCTTCCTCTCACCTCCCAAAGGGTGGCAGCATTTTCTGATACGGTAAATGAGCTTGTTTATGATGTTCTTATATCAAAAGTGCGGCAACGTCTAAGTGACGTATCACGGCTGCCAATCTGGTCATCAGTAGAGGAGCAAAGTTCTCTTCCCCTCCCAAGCTTTAGCGCCTATCCACAGGCCTATGTCACTAGTGTGGGAGAATATCTTCTTACTTTGCCACAGCAGTTAGAGCCACTGGCTGAAGGTATCTCGAGCAGTGAGTCCGGAACCGAGGAAGCCCAATTTTTTGCTACAGAATGGATGTTCAAGGTATAACTTCTGATCTTCTTTGTTCTGCACTTTTGTAGATCTCCATTTCCTGAGATCTAGTTGAATTCGGATTTAGGAAAAACTGAAGTAAAGACTATAGATCTCTGATTTGTTCATTACTTCTACACAAATCTTTCCTCTTTGGATTTAATGTCAATATCATTGGAGATTATTTTTGGGTTGATGCAGGTCCTAACACATTTAAGCACTTTCTTTTGTTTAGGTGGCCGAGGGTGCAACTGCCCTTTTCATGGAGCAGCTGCGAGGAATTCAATACATTAGTGATAGAGGTGCTCAGCAGCTATCGGCTGATATCGAGTACTTGAGCAACGTCCTCTCAGCTCTCTCCATGGCCATCCCCCCATTTCTGGCAACATTCCACACATGCCTCGCAACTCCAAGAGACCAGCTTCCTGCTTTCCTCAAGTTGGATGGAGGAAGCCAGCTTGACATTCCAACTGCTCACCTGGTTTGCAAGATCCGTCGTATTCCTTTAGATCAGTGACTTTGCGTCGGATTCCTTTAGCTCAGTGACTTTGCGTCGGATTCCTTTAGCTCAGTGACTTTGCACCGCCTTATGTCTTTTTGCTAAGATTACTGGCTGcgactttttttctttctcaagtaTTTTTCTGACATTGTATTCTATTATAGGTTGCAAATCAAACTGAACGACGAATGAtggctcttctttttttttggtatgtTTGCTTAGGGCATTGACGTATGACCATTTTCTCTGCTCTGCTGCGGAAGAAAGCATTGCTTATTGTACAGATGAGCCTCTTAGTGCGCATGAATCCATAATTTGATACTTGAATTATTGGTTGAATCATTGGTGTAATGGTGGTGTTTGTCAGAAAGTGTATACTAGAAAAAgtatttaaaatattagtttgatgGTGTTATATCAAGTTCACTTTGTCAAGATTGAGGATTTAAAAATGTTTAGGATTATCTTAAGATAAtggtatgatgatgatgatgtctcaaactaatttatcaaaaaggtttaattttttttaaaataattttttattacatcAAATAACACATAAGGTTCATCATTTGTATAATAATTGTATTAATTAACTTGGATGTTTCAAtgagattgaaaaaaaaaaaaggaatctcatttgataaatttttataattaaaatattgatttaatagtgATGTATTATATTTACTTATTAGGAATTATGGATTTGAAATCTTATAAGACTCACTCACTAAATATCGaggataattttatttataaaatattatataaataagaaCGAAGGTATATGGGTATGCCCGACTCGTATGGTTGATGCGGAGGAATCTCTATGTTGGAAATTGCTCCTGGGCAATAATTTTTGATTGCATAATAATACCTCAAATAATTTTTGGTTAGCATGAGATCTTCTTTGTAATGGCAAATGGCTAAACACAAATGAAAAGATTCTCACTGGTATTTCACTCACGTATAAAACATATTATCATCGACTTTTACTTTGTTAGATATTAACTACGTATTTCTCATATTCATATTTCGGATCAACAAGCAATTCCCTCACAATGACTCTCGCTCGTAGGATATTTCAATTGCATCAGTTCAAAATTGACGATGGAAGCTCAATATTGTAAGGacatgataaaatatcatgataaagataaatatgGAATGACAACTTTGTATTAATCAATA encodes:
- the LOC135628805 gene encoding conserved oligomeric Golgi complex subunit 7-like; the encoded protein is MVVVDVGEFGEEGFDPKRWINAALESRHPQDPLDRYLSDLEENLRTSADKIADALDRESADALRRVPLACRDVLRLRDDALSLRSLVSSILLALSKAEGTSAESIAAIAKIDIVKQRMEAAYETLQDAAGLTQLSASVEDVFASGDLPRAAETLANMRHCLSAVGEVAEFANVRKQLEVLEDRLEEMVQPRLFDALQNRKVDAVQDLRRILVRIGRFKSLELQYIKLGIKPLKKLWERFDSRQQAHKLETEKHHEYTNPISFSSWLPSFYDEVLLYLEQEWKWCMNALPDDYFSLVPKLLMETMSDLNASFVACINLATGDVVPETKALSKGITDILSGDVPKGTKILSRHLESLIELHNMTGAFAKNIQHLFSESDLHILLKTLKAVYSPYETFKLKYGQMERAILSSEIAGIDIRGAVARGVGAQGIELSETVRRMEESIPQTIVFLEAAIERCINFTGGSEADELILALDDIMLQYLSNLQDTLKSLRTICGVDSPAQSDGLKKEGAARVVDMVSEEEEWSIVQGSLQILTVADCLTSRTSVFEASLRATLARIGTTLSLSVFGSSLEQSHVAVTGENDVNLATRAGLDVAALRLADAPDKARKLFNLLEQSKDPRFHALPLTSQRVAAFSDTVNELVYDVLISKVRQRLSDVSRLPIWSSVEEQSSLPLPSFSAYPQAYVTSVGEYLLTLPQQLEPLAEGISSSESGTEEAQFFATEWMFKVAEGATALFMEQLRGIQYISDRGAQQLSADIEYLSNVLSALSMAIPPFLATFHTCLATPRDQLPAFLKLDGGSQLDIPTAHLVCKIRRIPLDQ